In one Hymenobacter sp. DG25B genomic region, the following are encoded:
- a CDS encoding M1 family metallopeptidase, with translation MRKFLSGCLLALSPLLSYAQSTSTPAAYWQQEAKYSIDVVLDDQQHMLTGKEELQYTNNSPDQLPFIWFHLWPNAYRDNNTALAKQLRRNGDLKFEFAKPEQRGFIDQLDFKVNGQPARLDFDSENPDVAKLVLPQPLAPGATITITTPFRVKLPESYSRLSHLGQSYQITQWYPKPAVYDRRGWHQMPYLTNGEFYSEFGSFDVRITLPANYTVGATGVLQNADEQTRLDQLAAATALKKTSKDFGDDESFPASSPETKTLRYVQDKVHDFAWFADKRFNVLKSGVTLPSGRQVTSWVMFLNKDAVRWIKALDNVNSALLNYSKWVGEYPYSAATAVDGALSAGAGMEYPMVTVTQVSADAVVHEVGHNWFYGILASNERDHPWMDESVNTYYHQRVLALDSANNTFAKMTKAGPLKKAAQFLGVDAATAQAATHIPYQALATRGLYQAPSNTSATFSNTNYGVALYMAAPAQFKYLASYLGQNKFDAAMQAYYQRWQFRHPYPEDIQAVFEETAGQKLSWFFQDMLSNTRTYNASVSDVQATDTVKVLVRNDSPAPFAVPVASLDAQGRVLETQWTPVLGVQDEDSETQLNFRRENVAAVVIDPTYLTPELNRRDDRMKTQGSFRRVEPIRLQPLLGIQRWDRAVVNFTPVVGANSSDKLMVGAAFYSSPAVLQRLSYVAMPMYSFNQKELNGIGMLNVNVLPDRYARQIVTGVLLQRFERYRKVEPSITFLLPATGFNAPQHRVKFATASIYLQDEQVTSSIQTIEYGVKGGDARRHWNADVEFNKLTRNRELDDRNANLLRASATLEHFYSPKKSIQVRLFGGRFLSNISAQASDSLLAERDVPQPYVLGLSGSPDYRYQTAFLDRQQISPAFAAQRHQTDDRDGAFKAYIPAASTKWLASLNVLADLPVTSLKAFVDLGAMQNKVTVVEGRRAQRLFYDAGLVVPLFGSRLQFYLPVAGSQFENGLPGSRKDFTDNIRFVFHLESLNPFRILDEQLAK, from the coding sequence ATGAGAAAATTTCTGAGTGGCTGCCTGCTGGCTCTCTCTCCCCTGCTTAGCTACGCGCAGTCCACGAGCACTCCGGCCGCCTATTGGCAGCAGGAGGCCAAGTATTCTATTGATGTGGTGCTGGACGACCAACAGCATATGCTGACGGGCAAAGAAGAGCTACAGTACACCAACAACTCCCCGGACCAGCTACCCTTTATCTGGTTTCACCTCTGGCCCAACGCCTACCGCGACAACAACACCGCCCTGGCCAAGCAGCTGCGCCGCAACGGCGACCTGAAGTTTGAATTTGCCAAACCCGAGCAGCGCGGCTTTATTGATCAACTGGATTTCAAAGTAAACGGCCAGCCCGCCCGCCTGGACTTCGACTCCGAAAATCCGGACGTGGCCAAGCTGGTGCTGCCGCAGCCATTGGCCCCGGGCGCTACCATCACCATTACCACACCCTTCCGCGTCAAGCTGCCGGAGTCCTACTCCCGCCTGAGCCACCTGGGCCAGTCGTACCAGATTACGCAATGGTACCCTAAGCCCGCTGTATACGACCGCAGAGGCTGGCACCAGATGCCGTACCTGACCAACGGCGAGTTCTACTCCGAGTTTGGCTCTTTTGATGTGCGCATCACGCTGCCCGCCAACTATACCGTGGGCGCTACCGGCGTGCTGCAGAATGCCGATGAGCAGACCCGGCTGGACCAGCTGGCAGCGGCTACCGCCCTTAAGAAAACCAGCAAGGATTTCGGCGACGATGAGTCCTTTCCGGCATCCAGCCCCGAAACCAAAACCCTGCGCTACGTGCAGGATAAAGTGCACGACTTTGCCTGGTTTGCCGATAAGCGCTTTAACGTGCTGAAAAGCGGCGTCACGCTGCCTTCGGGCCGCCAGGTAACCTCCTGGGTGATGTTCCTGAATAAGGACGCGGTACGCTGGATTAAAGCCCTGGACAATGTGAACAGCGCCTTGCTGAACTACTCCAAATGGGTGGGCGAATACCCCTACTCCGCCGCCACGGCCGTGGATGGCGCCCTGAGTGCCGGTGCGGGCATGGAGTATCCGATGGTGACGGTAACCCAGGTTTCCGCTGATGCGGTGGTGCATGAGGTAGGCCACAACTGGTTCTATGGCATTCTAGCTTCCAATGAGCGGGACCATCCGTGGATGGACGAGAGCGTAAATACTTACTACCATCAACGCGTGCTGGCGCTGGATTCGGCGAACAATACCTTCGCTAAAATGACGAAGGCCGGCCCGCTAAAAAAGGCCGCGCAGTTCCTGGGCGTAGATGCCGCTACGGCCCAGGCCGCCACCCATATTCCGTATCAGGCGCTGGCTACCCGCGGGCTGTACCAGGCGCCGAGCAATACCTCCGCTACCTTCAGCAATACCAACTATGGCGTAGCCCTGTACATGGCCGCACCGGCGCAGTTCAAATACCTGGCCTCCTACTTAGGGCAGAATAAGTTTGACGCCGCCATGCAGGCCTACTATCAGCGCTGGCAGTTCCGTCACCCCTACCCCGAGGATATACAGGCGGTATTCGAAGAAACTGCGGGCCAGAAGCTGAGCTGGTTTTTTCAGGATATGCTGAGCAATACCCGCACTTACAATGCCTCCGTGAGCGACGTACAAGCCACCGACACCGTGAAAGTGCTGGTGCGCAACGATTCGCCCGCTCCGTTTGCCGTGCCAGTGGCCTCGCTGGATGCGCAGGGTCGCGTGCTGGAAACCCAGTGGACGCCGGTGCTGGGCGTGCAGGATGAAGACAGCGAAACCCAACTCAACTTCCGCCGCGAAAATGTAGCAGCCGTGGTTATTGATCCTACCTATCTGACGCCGGAACTCAACCGCCGCGACGACCGGATGAAAACGCAGGGCAGCTTCCGGCGCGTAGAGCCCATCCGGCTGCAGCCCCTGCTGGGCATCCAGCGCTGGGACCGGGCCGTTGTCAACTTTACGCCGGTAGTGGGGGCCAATTCGTCGGATAAGCTGATGGTGGGCGCGGCCTTCTACAGCAGCCCGGCCGTGCTGCAGCGTCTCAGCTACGTGGCCATGCCCATGTACAGCTTCAACCAGAAAGAGCTGAATGGCATTGGGATGCTGAATGTAAACGTGCTGCCCGACCGGTATGCCCGCCAGATTGTGACCGGAGTGCTGCTGCAGCGTTTTGAGCGCTACCGCAAAGTAGAGCCCAGCATTACCTTCCTGCTGCCCGCTACCGGCTTTAATGCGCCCCAGCACCGCGTGAAGTTCGCAACGGCTTCCATTTACCTGCAGGATGAGCAGGTAACCAGCAGCATTCAGACCATAGAGTACGGCGTGAAAGGCGGTGATGCCCGCCGGCATTGGAATGCTGATGTGGAGTTTAACAAGCTCACGCGTAACCGGGAACTGGACGACCGGAATGCGAACCTGTTGCGTGCCAGCGCTACCCTGGAGCATTTCTACAGCCCCAAAAAGAGCATTCAGGTTCGGTTGTTTGGTGGGCGCTTCCTGTCCAACATTTCGGCACAGGCCAGCGACTCGCTACTGGCCGAGCGCGACGTTCCCCAGCCTTACGTGCTGGGCCTGAGTGGCAGCCCCGACTACCGCTACCAGACGGCTTTCCTGGACCGCCAGCAGATTTCGCCCGCGTTTGCGGCCCAACGCCACCAGACCGACGACCGTGACGGTGCTTTCAAAGCGTATATTCCGGCCGCCAGCACCAAATGGCTGGCTTCGCTGAACGTCCTGGCCGATTTGCCGGTAACTTCACTCAAGGCCTTTGTAGACCTGGGCGCCATGCAGAATAAGGTGACAGTAGTAGAAGGCCGCCGGGCGCAGCGGCTGTTTTACGATGCCGGCCTGGTCGTGCCTTTGTTCGGCAGCCGCCTCCAGTTTTATCTGCCGGTGGCGGGCTCACAGTTTGAGAATGGCTTGCCCGGCAGCCGCAAAGACTTCACCGATAACATTCGGTTTGTCTTCCATCTGGAAAGCCTGAACCCCTTCCGGATCCTGGATGAGCAACTGGCCAAATAG
- a CDS encoding acyl-CoA desaturase, giving the protein MPILIFFVAHYYLSLFTQTFYLHRYAAHKMFTMNKFWEKFFFLFTYICQGSSFLSPRAYALLHRMHHAYSDTELDPHSPLFSSNAFSMMWKTKNIYNAVLNHNYAEAERFEGDYPEWSLIENIGDKWYSRLAWGTLYVLFYVQFATAWWQYLLLPIHFLMGPIHGAIVNWGGHKYGYQNFDNHDHSKNTLALDFLAFGELFQNNHHKLPMRVNFGVKWWEFDPTYMFIWTMDKMRVIKVKRKWQEAIPMAA; this is encoded by the coding sequence ATGCCAATACTTATCTTCTTCGTTGCCCACTATTACCTGTCGCTGTTCACGCAAACGTTCTACCTGCACCGGTACGCCGCCCACAAGATGTTTACCATGAACAAGTTTTGGGAGAAATTCTTCTTCCTGTTCACCTACATCTGTCAGGGCTCCTCGTTCCTCTCGCCCCGGGCGTATGCTTTGCTGCACCGCATGCACCACGCCTATTCCGACACCGAGCTGGATCCACACTCTCCGCTGTTCTCTTCCAATGCGTTTAGCATGATGTGGAAGACCAAGAACATCTACAACGCCGTGCTGAACCACAATTATGCTGAGGCCGAGCGTTTTGAGGGTGACTATCCGGAGTGGAGCCTGATTGAGAACATCGGCGACAAGTGGTACTCCCGCCTAGCCTGGGGCACGCTGTATGTGCTGTTCTATGTGCAGTTTGCTACCGCTTGGTGGCAGTATCTGCTGCTGCCCATCCACTTCCTGATGGGTCCTATCCACGGCGCTATTGTAAACTGGGGCGGCCACAAATACGGCTACCAGAACTTCGACAACCACGACCACAGCAAGAACACGCTGGCCCTGGATTTCCTGGCCTTCGGTGAGCTGTTCCAGAACAACCACCACAAACTGCCCATGCGCGTCAACTTCGGCGTGAAGTGGTGGGAGTTTGACCCCACGTATATGTTCATCTGGACGATGGATAAAATGCGCGTCATCAAAGTGAAGCGCAAATGGCAGGAAGCCATTCCGATGGCCGCTTAG
- a CDS encoding 6-pyruvoyl trahydropterin synthase family protein produces the protein MKVTVCRKEHFNAAHRLYNPAWTDARNAEVFGPCANVNYHGHNYELVVRVTGEVDPDTGYVYDMKHLSSLIKTEILDTFDHRNLNLDTVDFRNLIPTAENIAVVIWQRLRPHLAAPLGLSVTLFETERNFVEYHG, from the coding sequence ATGAAAGTTACCGTTTGCCGTAAGGAACACTTTAACGCAGCCCACCGATTGTACAATCCGGCCTGGACGGATGCGCGCAATGCGGAGGTATTTGGCCCTTGTGCCAATGTGAATTACCACGGGCACAATTATGAGCTGGTGGTACGCGTAACCGGGGAGGTAGATCCGGATACGGGCTACGTGTATGACATGAAGCACCTGAGCTCTCTGATTAAAACCGAGATTCTGGATACCTTTGACCACCGAAATCTGAATCTGGACACGGTTGATTTCCGGAACCTGATTCCCACGGCCGAAAATATTGCCGTGGTCATCTGGCAACGCCTTCGTCCGCACCTGGCAGCCCCCCTGGGCTTATCGGTCACCCTGTTCGAGACCGAGCGCAACTTTGTTGAATACCATGGATAA
- the folE gene encoding GTP cyclohydrolase I FolE — protein sequence MDNSVPGPEADAHLPQDLRTPLRPDAFALSEQEKIAAIEPHFREIMNLLGLDLTDDSLAGTPRRVAKMYVQEWFRGLNPEHQPEVRLFENRYHYHQMLVERDITLFSCCEHHFVPIIGKAHVAYMPGEKVVGLSKLNRVVQYYARRPQVQERLTRQIAEELKHALHTNDVAVLIEADHLCVMSRGVNDTSSSTITAEYSGIFLQQEHYRTEFLRLIGK from the coding sequence ATGGATAACTCCGTGCCCGGCCCTGAGGCCGACGCCCACCTGCCCCAAGATCTGCGCACCCCCCTGCGGCCTGATGCCTTCGCGCTTTCCGAGCAGGAGAAAATTGCCGCTATTGAACCCCATTTTCGGGAAATCATGAACCTGCTGGGGCTTGATCTAACCGACGACAGCCTGGCCGGCACGCCCCGCCGGGTGGCAAAAATGTATGTGCAGGAATGGTTCCGGGGGCTCAATCCGGAGCATCAGCCGGAGGTGCGCCTGTTTGAAAACCGCTACCACTACCACCAGATGCTGGTGGAGCGCGACATTACGCTGTTTTCCTGCTGTGAGCACCACTTTGTGCCCATCATTGGCAAGGCGCACGTGGCGTATATGCCCGGCGAGAAAGTGGTAGGCCTGAGCAAGCTCAACCGCGTAGTGCAATACTATGCGCGCCGCCCCCAGGTGCAGGAGCGCCTCACGCGCCAGATTGCCGAGGAGCTGAAGCACGCCTTGCACACCAATGATGTGGCCGTACTGATTGAAGCCGACCATTTATGCGTGATGAGCCGGGGCGTGAATGATACCAGCAGTAGCACCATTACGGCCGAATATTCCGGCATTTTCTTGCAGCAGGAACACTATCGAACTGAGTTCCTGCGCCTCATCGGCAAATAA
- the trmD gene encoding tRNA (guanosine(37)-N1)-methyltransferase TrmD — MRIDIVTCQPELLESPFAYSIVKRAKEKGLAEIHLHQLRDFAINKHGQIDDYVFGGGAGMVLRVEPIAACLDGLLAQRTYDAVIYMTPDGETLRQPLVNRFSLAENLLILCGHYKGVDERIRKEYITHEISVGDYVLSGGELGAAILVDAVVRLLPGVLGNEESALSDSFQDNLLAPPIYTRPAEWRGHVVPEILLSGNTPKIEEWRHEQAVERTRLRRPDLLPEEPAASEKPASKPARRGAGKKA, encoded by the coding sequence ATGCGCATCGACATTGTCACCTGTCAGCCGGAATTGCTGGAAAGCCCGTTTGCCTATTCCATTGTGAAGCGGGCTAAGGAAAAAGGGCTGGCCGAAATCCATTTGCACCAGCTGCGGGACTTCGCCATCAACAAGCACGGGCAGATTGATGATTATGTGTTTGGTGGCGGTGCCGGCATGGTGTTGCGGGTAGAGCCCATTGCGGCCTGCCTGGACGGTTTGCTGGCCCAGCGCACCTACGATGCCGTGATTTACATGACGCCCGACGGTGAAACCCTGCGCCAGCCGCTGGTAAACCGCTTTTCCCTGGCCGAAAACCTGCTGATTCTCTGCGGGCACTACAAGGGTGTGGATGAGCGCATCCGCAAGGAGTACATCACCCATGAAATCAGTGTGGGCGACTATGTATTGAGCGGGGGCGAATTGGGGGCCGCTATTCTGGTAGATGCCGTGGTGCGCCTGCTGCCCGGGGTGCTGGGCAATGAAGAGTCGGCGTTGAGTGATTCTTTCCAGGACAACCTGTTGGCGCCCCCTATTTACACCCGGCCCGCCGAATGGCGCGGCCACGTGGTACCGGAGATTCTGCTTTCCGGCAACACGCCAAAAATTGAAGAGTGGCGGCACGAGCAAGCCGTAGAACGCACCCGTTTGCGCCGCCCCGACCTGCTTCCGGAGGAGCCTGCTGCCTCCGAAAAACCCGCTTCTAAGCCTGCACGCCGCGGTGCTGGTAAAAAAGCCTGA
- the rplS gene encoding 50S ribosomal protein L19: protein MSVLLDFINQESQERRASFPTFAAGDTINVHVKIREGNKERVQQFQGVVIQRKNSNSNGETFTVRKISNQIGTERIFPLLSPNIEKIEMVRRGKVRRARLFYLRGLSGKAARIKERRNTTVTA from the coding sequence ATGAGCGTACTTCTCGACTTCATCAACCAGGAATCCCAGGAGCGCCGCGCCAGCTTCCCCACCTTCGCCGCCGGCGACACCATCAACGTGCACGTGAAAATCCGTGAGGGCAACAAGGAGCGTGTTCAGCAGTTCCAGGGCGTGGTAATCCAGCGTAAGAATTCTAACTCGAACGGTGAGACCTTCACCGTACGGAAGATTTCGAACCAAATCGGCACCGAGCGTATTTTCCCGCTGCTGTCGCCTAACATCGAAAAAATTGAAATGGTACGTCGCGGCAAAGTACGTCGTGCTCGTCTGTTCTACCTGCGTGGCCTGTCGGGCAAAGCCGCTCGTATCAAAGAGCGTCGCAACACCACGGTAACAGCTTAA
- a CDS encoding TIGR01777 family oxidoreductase, producing MATSTNESARKVLIAGGTGLIGTRLSEMLIDAGYDVAHVSRQGGASHYRRFRWDLRAKTIDEAAVPYADYIINLAGSSVSDGKWTDERKRDIMESRLGGTNLLVRELRERANHVRAFISASAIGIYGDAGDKIVNEETPPASSKDFLADVAHQWELAAEQAAALGVRTVISRIGIVLSDQGGALPSMARPVKLMAGAPLGSGQQFMSWIHLDDLCRLIIQMMEEGHWEGTYNAVAPNPVRNKEFTQMLAEVMHRPLVLPKVPEFGLKLMMGEMSEIVLASQRVSAEKIMHEGFTFEYPHLQEALESFYGDDE from the coding sequence ATGGCTACTAGCACGAATGAATCGGCCCGCAAGGTTCTTATTGCGGGCGGCACCGGTCTGATTGGCACGCGCTTAAGCGAAATGCTGATTGATGCAGGCTATGATGTGGCCCACGTGAGCCGCCAGGGCGGCGCCTCGCACTACCGGCGGTTCCGCTGGGATTTGCGCGCCAAAACCATTGACGAAGCCGCCGTACCCTACGCCGACTACATTATCAATCTGGCTGGCTCCAGCGTTTCGGATGGCAAGTGGACGGATGAGCGCAAGCGCGATATTATGGAAAGCCGCCTGGGCGGCACCAACCTGCTGGTACGGGAGCTGCGCGAGCGTGCTAACCATGTGCGGGCTTTTATCTCCGCCTCTGCCATTGGCATTTACGGGGATGCCGGCGACAAAATAGTAAACGAAGAAACGCCCCCGGCTTCCTCCAAAGATTTCCTGGCCGATGTGGCCCACCAGTGGGAGCTGGCCGCCGAGCAGGCCGCGGCGCTGGGCGTACGGACGGTTATTTCCCGCATTGGAATTGTACTGAGCGACCAGGGCGGCGCCCTGCCCTCCATGGCCCGGCCCGTGAAGCTCATGGCCGGCGCGCCGCTGGGCTCGGGCCAGCAGTTTATGTCCTGGATTCATCTGGATGACCTTTGCCGCCTGATTATTCAGATGATGGAGGAAGGCCATTGGGAAGGCACCTACAATGCCGTAGCGCCTAACCCCGTTCGCAACAAGGAATTCACCCAGATGCTGGCCGAGGTCATGCACCGGCCGCTGGTGCTCCCGAAAGTGCCGGAGTTTGGCCTGAAGCTGATGATGGGCGAGATGAGCGAAATTGTGCTGGCCTCGCAGCGCGTTAGCGCCGAGAAAATCATGCACGAAGGCTTCACTTTTGAGTACCCGCACCTGCAGGAAGCCTTGGAGTCTTTTTACGGCGACGATGAATAG
- a CDS encoding 30S ribosomal protein S16 — protein sequence MAVKIRLARRGRKKAAQYDIVVADSRSPRDGRFIEKIGTYNPQTNPATINFDGDKAFDWVMKGAQPTDTVRAMLSYRGVLYRKHLQLGVIKGAISQDTADQRFSEWKEQKDAKIEGKRTSLGTAKDEKRKEQLAAETKVKEARAEAQRAKQAAALAAAAPAAEAEAPEAEATAETTEEAGA from the coding sequence ATGGCAGTTAAAATCCGCCTCGCCCGCCGCGGCCGCAAAAAGGCCGCTCAGTACGACATCGTTGTTGCCGATTCCCGCTCGCCCCGCGACGGCCGCTTCATCGAGAAAATCGGTACCTACAACCCCCAGACCAACCCCGCTACCATCAACTTCGATGGTGACAAGGCGTTTGACTGGGTGATGAAAGGTGCCCAGCCGACCGATACGGTTCGTGCTATGCTCTCTTACCGTGGTGTGCTGTACCGCAAGCACCTGCAGCTTGGCGTAATTAAAGGCGCCATCTCGCAGGACACTGCCGACCAGCGCTTCAGCGAGTGGAAAGAGCAGAAAGACGCCAAAATCGAAGGCAAGCGTACCTCACTGGGCACTGCCAAAGATGAGAAGCGCAAAGAGCAGCTTGCTGCTGAAACCAAGGTGAAAGAAGCCCGTGCCGAAGCACAGCGCGCCAAGCAGGCTGCTGCGCTGGCTGCCGCCGCTCCGGCTGCTGAAGCCGAAGCCCCTGAGGCTGAAGCTACGGCTGAAACCACCGAGGAAGCCGGCGCTTAA
- a CDS encoding RluA family pseudouridine synthase, which produces MNRPNLWSERKEILFEDNHLLIINKPAGLLVQGDATGDEPLSAKAEEYLRFKYKKPGAAFVGVAHRLDRPVSGVVALAKTSKALSRLNEMFRDNKVHKTYWALVGKCPQPPKGHLTHWLVKDPIRNTTKAYTERHAQGLKSELDYEVLGQAGNRFLVQVNPITGRPHQIRVQLATGLGTPIVGDVKYGFLAPLPDVSIALHARRLEFQHPVTKEEMCFNAPLPDIAHWEAAQPFYQ; this is translated from the coding sequence GTGAATCGTCCGAATCTGTGGTCGGAACGGAAAGAAATTCTGTTCGAAGACAATCATCTGCTCATTATTAATAAACCGGCCGGCCTGCTTGTGCAGGGCGATGCTACCGGTGATGAGCCCCTCTCCGCCAAGGCGGAGGAATACCTGCGTTTTAAATACAAAAAGCCCGGCGCCGCCTTTGTGGGCGTAGCACACCGCCTGGACCGGCCGGTAAGCGGCGTAGTAGCCTTGGCCAAAACCAGCAAAGCCCTCAGCCGCCTGAACGAAATGTTCCGCGACAATAAGGTGCACAAAACGTACTGGGCGCTGGTAGGCAAATGCCCGCAGCCACCCAAGGGCCACCTCACGCACTGGCTGGTAAAAGACCCTATCCGCAACACCACCAAAGCCTATACCGAGCGCCACGCCCAGGGCCTTAAATCGGAGCTGGATTATGAGGTGCTGGGCCAGGCCGGTAACCGCTTTTTGGTGCAGGTAAACCCCATTACGGGCCGCCCGCACCAGATCAGGGTGCAGCTGGCTACCGGGCTGGGCACGCCTATTGTGGGTGATGTGAAGTATGGTTTTCTGGCGCCCCTGCCCGATGTGAGCATTGCGCTGCACGCGCGCCGGTTGGAGTTTCAGCACCCGGTCACCAAAGAGGAAATGTGTTTCAATGCGCCGCTGCCGGACATTGCACATTGGGAAGCTGCCCAACCTTTTTATCAATAG
- the rimM gene encoding ribosome maturation factor RimM (Essential for efficient processing of 16S rRNA), with translation MKPEECYLLGSVVKPHGLKGFVVAFMDVDDLDDYRKLKTVYLEMPAAPGKLTAYTVEKVQPQTEDRALLKLKGIDRIEEAEPLRNGQLYCPLADLPELDEDQFYFHDVIGYTVIDEKLGELGTVEAFYELPQQDVMGMRYKGQEVLIPVVDELVSHADEETRQLHVTLPEGLLDVYMTPASRERDEPDEVVEP, from the coding sequence ATGAAGCCTGAAGAGTGTTACCTGCTGGGTTCCGTTGTAAAGCCCCATGGCCTGAAAGGCTTTGTGGTGGCGTTTATGGACGTGGACGACCTGGACGACTACCGCAAGCTGAAAACGGTGTACTTGGAGATGCCGGCCGCCCCCGGCAAGCTCACCGCCTACACCGTGGAAAAGGTGCAGCCCCAGACCGAGGACCGCGCCCTGCTGAAGCTGAAAGGCATTGACCGGATAGAAGAAGCCGAGCCCCTGCGCAACGGCCAGCTCTACTGCCCCCTCGCCGACCTGCCCGAGCTGGACGAAGACCAGTTCTACTTCCACGATGTCATCGGCTACACCGTCATCGATGAAAAGCTGGGCGAGCTGGGCACCGTGGAGGCCTTCTATGAGCTGCCGCAGCAGGATGTGATGGGCATGCGCTACAAAGGCCAGGAAGTGCTGATTCCGGTGGTTGACGAGCTGGTGTCGCACGCCGATGAGGAAACCCGCCAGCTGCACGTTACGCTGCCCGAGGGCCTGCTGGATGTGTACATGACGCCGGCCTCCCGCGAGCGGGACGAGCCCGACGAGGTGGTAGAGCCCTAG
- a CDS encoding inorganic diphosphatase: MSNWPNSAGKRLLSLMLLAGLLGAASSCGTDYANLPTFSAERKLLQVVVEVPAGTNHLQYFDPATQEFRAMHRAGLEQVVEYLPCPGNQGFIPGTRAAGSELPMQSLVLAETQAQGTIMEVLPLALLTLDDNGTLKNIVVTTPARPSQQILPKVESWQDLTRQYPSVREAVRQWYQHQGRAGEIRIVSWKDERAAEQAVKGAM; this comes from the coding sequence ATGAGCAACTGGCCAAATAGCGCGGGCAAACGCCTGCTTTCCCTAATGCTGCTGGCAGGGCTCCTCGGCGCTGCCAGCAGCTGCGGTACGGACTATGCTAACCTGCCTACTTTCTCGGCGGAGCGCAAGCTGCTGCAGGTAGTAGTGGAGGTGCCGGCCGGCACTAACCACCTGCAGTACTTTGATCCGGCTACGCAGGAATTCCGGGCCATGCACCGGGCGGGCTTAGAGCAGGTAGTGGAATACCTCCCCTGTCCCGGTAATCAGGGCTTTATACCGGGCACCCGGGCAGCGGGCTCCGAGTTGCCCATGCAGTCCCTGGTGCTGGCAGAAACCCAGGCGCAGGGCACTATTATGGAGGTGCTCCCTTTGGCGCTGCTTACGCTGGATGACAATGGCACGCTGAAAAATATTGTGGTTACCACTCCTGCCCGCCCAAGTCAGCAGATTTTGCCCAAAGTGGAATCCTGGCAGGATTTGACAAGGCAATACCCAAGTGTGCGGGAAGCGGTGCGCCAGTGGTACCAGCATCAGGGCCGGGCCGGCGAAATCCGGATAGTGAGCTGGAAGGATGAACGGGCAGCCGAGCAGGCCGTGAAAGGTGCTATGTAG